One Misgurnus anguillicaudatus chromosome 19, ASM2758022v2, whole genome shotgun sequence genomic region harbors:
- the LOC129426373 gene encoding uncharacterized protein, whose translation MMEVKEESQAEVDEKHQIVKINHNVSQKETLKTEDIKCENSFREDERPADHKRTHSEKKPFTCHQCGKGYLFFSNSKEHMRTRTREKTHTCHQCGKSFTTASYLKIHMRSHTGEKPYTCQQCGKSFRTNPALKAHTRVHTGEKPHVCHHCEKSFITASELKMHMRTHTGEKPYTCQQCGKSFSAESNLKIHTRIHTGEKPFTCHECKKCFRTAAELKIHMMSHTGEKPYTCQQCGKSFSVEQNLKIHMRTHTGEKPYTCHQCGKSFSVESNLKIHTRIHTGEKPHVCHHCEKSFTTAAELKIHMRSHTGEKPYTCHQCGKSFSAVSNLKTHTRIHTGEKPFTCHECKKSFRTAGELKKHMRTHTGEKPYICYQCGKSFSAESNLKAHTRIHTGERPYTCHECGKSFKTKSNLNTHMRIHTR comes from the coding sequence atgatggaagtgaaagaggagagtcaagcagaagtggatgagaaacatcagattgtaaaaataaaccataatgtttcacagaaagaaactctgaagacagaagacataaagtgtgaaaatagTTTCAGAGAAGATGAACGCCCTGCAGATCACAAGAGGACTCACAGTGAGAagaaacctttcacatgtcATCAGTGTGGAAAAGGTTATCTTTTCTTCTCAAACTCTAAAGAACACATGAGGACTCGCACTAGAGAAAAAACACACACGTGccatcagtgtggaaagagttttacaactgCAAGTTACCTTAAGATACACATGAGgtctcacactggagaaaaaccttacacttgtcagcagtgtggaaagagtttcagaacaAATCCTGCCCTTAAAGCACACACGAgggttcacactggagagaaaccacacGTGTGCCATCattgtgaaaagagttttataACTGCAAGTGAACTTAAGATGCACATGAggactcacactggagagaaaccttacacttgtcaacaatgtggaaagagtttctctGCTGAAAGTAACCTTAAGATACACACaagaattcacacaggagagaaacctttcacatgccatgagtgtaaaaaatgtttcagaACTGCAGCTGAACTTAAGATACACATGATgtctcacactggagagaaaccttacacttgtcaacaatgtggaaagagtttctctGTTGAACAGAACCTTAAGATACACATGAggactcacactggagagaaaccttacacttgtcatcaatgtggaaagagtttctctGTTGAAAGTAACCTTAAGATACACACaaggattcacactggagagaaaccacacGTGTGCCATcactgtgaaaagagttttacaactgCAGCTGAACTTAAGATACACATGAGgtctcacactggagagaaaccttacacttgtcatcaatgtggaaagagtttctctGCTGTAAGTAACCTTAAGACACACACaaggattcacactggagagaaacctttcacatgCCATGAGTGTAAAAAGAGTTTCAGAACTGCAGGTGAACTTAAGAAACACATGAGGACTCAcacaggagagaaaccttacatttgttatcagtgtggaaagagtttctctGCTGAAAGTAACCTTAAAGCACAcacaagaattcacactggagagagacCTTACACATGCCAtgagtgtggaaagagtttcaaaaCAAAATCTAACCTTAACACACACATGAGAATCCACACTCGATAG
- the LOC141350779 gene encoding uncharacterized protein, translating into MCFITLVYQSELFTVFILDMMEVKEESQAEVDEKHQIVKIIHNVSQKETLKTEDIKCENSFSEDERPEDHKRTHSEEKPFTCQQCGKSFKRKDNLNTHVSVHTGEKHFTCQQCGKSFRTKPNLNAHMRTHTGEKRHVCHQCGKSFITVGELKQHMMTHTGEKPFTCQQCGKSFRSKGHLNLHMMIHTGEKRHVCHQCGKSFITAGELKIHMRSHTGEKPYTCHQCGKSFSVERSLKIHTRIHTGEKPYTCHHCRKSFITAGELKIHVRTHTGEKPYTCHQCGKSFSVERSLKIHTRIHTGEKPYTCHQCGKSFSVEGNLKIHTRIHTGEKPYTCHECKKSFITAGELKNHTRIHTGERPYKCHECEKSFKTKATLNSHMRIHTR; encoded by the coding sequence atgtgttttatcACTCTGGTTTATCAATCTGAACTATTTACTGTCTtcattttagatatgatggaagtgaaagaggagagtcaagctgaagtggatgagaaacatcagattgtaaaaataatccataacgtttcacagaaagaaactctgaagacagaagacataaagtgtgaaaatagTTTCAGTGAAGATGAACGCCCTGAAGATCACAAGAGGACTCACAGTGAGgagaaacctttcacatgtcaacagtgtggaaagagttttaaaaGAAAAGATAACCTTAACACACATGTGAGtgttcacaccggagagaaacatttcacatgtcaacagtgtggaaaaagTTTCAGAACAAAACCTAACCTTAACGCACACATGAggactcacactggagagaaacgaCACGTGTGccatcagtgtggaaagagttttataaCTGTAGGTGAACTTAAGCAACACATGATgactcacactggagaaaaacctttcacatgtcaacaatgtggaaagagtttcagatcAAAAGGTCACCTTAATTTACACATGatgattcacactggagagaaacgaCACGTGTGccatcagtgtggaaagagttttataaCTGCAGGTGAACTTAAGATACACATGAGgtctcacactggagagaaaccttacacttgtcatcaatgtggaaagagtttctctGTTGAACGTAGCCTTAAGATACACACaaggattcacactggagagaaaccttacacgtGCCATCACTGTAGAAAGAGTTTTATAACTGCAGGTGAACTTAAGATACACGTGAggactcacactggagagaaaccttacacttgtcatcaatgtggaaagagtttctctGTTGAACGTAGCCTTAAGATACAcacaagaattcacactggagagaaaccttacacttgtcatcaatgtggaaagagtttctctGTTGAAGGTAACCTTAAGATACAcacaagaattcacactggagagaaaccttacacgtGCCATGAGTGTAAAAAGAGTTTTATAACTGCAGGTGAACTTAAGAATCACACaaggattcacactggagagagacCTTACAAATGCCAtgagtgtgaaaagagtttcaaaaCAAAAGCTACCCTTAACTCACACATGAGAATCCACACTCGATAG